A part of Prolixibacteraceae bacterium genomic DNA contains:
- the leuS gene encoding leucine--tRNA ligase, which produces MDYNFREIEQKWQKYWATEKTYKVDIDSSKPKYYVLDMFPYPSGAGLHVGHPLGYIASDIYSRYKTLKGFNVLHPMGYDAYGLPAEQYAIQTGQHPAITTEKNLERYREQLDKIGFSYDWDREIKTCDPKYYKWTQWAFIQMFEHYFDIVAQKAMPIADLIAYFEQHGSANHTADESEELEFTAAQWLAFNEKEKSDVLMNYRLAYLADTMVNWCAELGTVLANDEVKEGLSVRGGYPVVQKKMKQWSLRVSAYAQRLLDGLDQVDWSESLTEIQKNWIGRSEGAEALFSVKGQDLDLEIFTTRPDTIFGVSFMVLAPESDYVVQVTTTDQKEAVEAYVEETKKRTERERMTEVKRVSGVFTGSYAINPLTNEEIPIYISDYVLAGYGTGAIMAVPAHDSRDFAFAKHFDLPIVQVVSKAGEEVTDPSTWEESYDSKDGILMNSGDFTGKNVKDAILEIIELMDTNKIGKRKINYRLRDAIFSRQRYWGEPFPVCYKDGVPTMIDMDELPLLLPEVDKYLPTEDGDPPLGRAKGWVSKDGYPIELNTMPGFAGSSAYYLRYMDPQNDNALVSKEADEYWQDVDLYIGGTEHATGHLIYSRFWNKFLFDINEVVKDEPFKKLINQGMIQGRSNFVYRVKGTNQFVSLGLKDGYDTTEIHVDVNIVHNDVLDQDAFKQWMPEYADAEFILEQDKYRCGWAVEKMSKSMFNVVNPDDIVADYGADTLRLYEMFLGPLEASKPWDTNGIDGVHKFLRKVWRLCHDVNNNFMVSEEAPTADELKVLHKTIKKIESDIEKFSFNTSISAFMICVNELTSLKCNKRAILEPFIQLLAPFAPHISEELWFAMGHDTSITKSGFPVFEEKYLIEDSFEYPVSFNGKMRFKIALPVDMDKDSVVEAALAHEAAQKWIEGKSIVKTIVVPKKIINIVLK; this is translated from the coding sequence ATGGATTATAATTTTCGCGAAATAGAACAGAAGTGGCAGAAGTATTGGGCTACTGAGAAGACCTATAAGGTTGATATCGATTCAAGTAAGCCAAAATACTATGTGCTAGACATGTTTCCTTACCCATCGGGAGCTGGACTGCATGTTGGACACCCGCTAGGGTATATTGCATCAGATATTTATAGTCGATATAAGACCCTCAAAGGTTTTAACGTACTTCACCCAATGGGGTATGATGCGTATGGACTTCCTGCGGAGCAGTATGCTATCCAGACAGGACAACACCCTGCTATTACTACTGAAAAGAACCTTGAAAGATATCGCGAACAGCTAGATAAGATTGGTTTCTCATACGATTGGGATAGAGAGATCAAGACCTGTGATCCTAAATATTACAAATGGACTCAGTGGGCTTTTATTCAAATGTTTGAACACTATTTTGATATAGTGGCACAAAAGGCGATGCCTATCGCTGATTTGATCGCTTATTTTGAGCAGCATGGTAGTGCAAACCATACGGCGGATGAGAGTGAAGAGCTTGAGTTTACCGCAGCACAATGGTTGGCTTTTAATGAGAAAGAGAAGTCGGATGTATTGATGAACTATCGTTTGGCTTATTTGGCTGACACGATGGTGAATTGGTGTGCGGAGCTTGGTACGGTATTGGCTAACGATGAGGTAAAAGAAGGTTTATCGGTTCGTGGTGGATATCCTGTGGTACAGAAGAAGATGAAGCAGTGGTCGTTGCGTGTTTCTGCATATGCACAACGTTTGTTGGACGGTTTAGATCAAGTGGATTGGAGTGAGTCATTGACTGAAATTCAAAAGAATTGGATTGGTCGTTCTGAAGGAGCTGAAGCACTTTTCAGTGTAAAGGGACAAGATCTTGATTTGGAGATTTTTACCACTCGTCCTGATACCATTTTTGGTGTCTCATTTATGGTATTGGCACCAGAGAGTGATTATGTAGTACAAGTGACTACTACGGATCAGAAAGAGGCTGTCGAAGCTTATGTTGAGGAGACAAAGAAGCGTACAGAGCGTGAACGTATGACTGAGGTGAAACGCGTAAGTGGTGTTTTCACTGGTTCATATGCGATTAACCCTTTGACCAACGAGGAGATACCTATCTATATTTCTGATTATGTATTGGCAGGTTATGGTACGGGAGCGATTATGGCTGTGCCAGCGCATGATAGCCGAGATTTTGCTTTTGCAAAACATTTCGATCTTCCGATAGTACAGGTGGTTTCCAAAGCTGGAGAAGAGGTTACTGATCCTTCGACATGGGAAGAGTCGTATGATTCGAAAGATGGTATTTTAATGAATTCAGGTGACTTTACAGGTAAGAACGTAAAGGATGCGATTCTGGAGATCATTGAACTGATGGATACCAACAAGATTGGAAAACGTAAGATTAACTATAGATTGAGAGATGCAATATTCTCTCGTCAAAGATATTGGGGAGAGCCATTCCCTGTATGTTATAAGGATGGGGTTCCTACCATGATAGATATGGACGAACTTCCATTACTTCTTCCAGAGGTAGACAAATATCTTCCTACGGAAGATGGTGATCCACCATTGGGACGTGCTAAAGGGTGGGTTTCGAAAGATGGTTACCCTATTGAATTGAACACGATGCCTGGTTTTGCTGGTTCTTCGGCGTATTATCTACGTTATATGGATCCACAAAATGACAATGCTTTGGTTTCGAAAGAAGCGGATGAGTATTGGCAAGATGTTGATCTTTATATTGGAGGAACAGAGCATGCTACGGGTCACTTGATCTATTCTCGCTTTTGGAATAAGTTTTTGTTTGACATCAATGAAGTGGTAAAAGATGAGCCATTCAAGAAGTTAATCAATCAAGGTATGATTCAGGGACGCTCTAACTTTGTGTATAGAGTGAAAGGAACCAATCAGTTTGTATCGCTTGGGTTGAAAGACGGTTATGATACTACGGAGATTCATGTGGATGTGAACATCGTTCATAATGATGTGTTAGATCAAGATGCTTTCAAGCAGTGGATGCCAGAATATGCTGATGCAGAGTTTATCCTTGAACAGGATAAATATCGTTGTGGATGGGCAGTTGAGAAGATGTCTAAATCAATGTTTAATGTGGTTAATCCTGATGATATCGTTGCCGATTATGGTGCAGATACACTTCGTTTGTATGAGATGTTCTTGGGGCCATTAGAGGCATCTAAACCATGGGATACCAATGGTATTGATGGGGTGCATAAGTTCCTTCGTAAAGTTTGGCGTTTGTGTCATGATGTGAATAACAACTTTATGGTTTCAGAAGAGGCTCCTACGGCTGATGAGCTAAAGGTGTTACATAAGACGATAAAGAAGATTGAAAGTGATATTGAAAAATTCTCTTTCAACACATCGATATCAGCCTTTATGATCTGTGTGAATGAGTTGACTTCATTGAAGTGTAACAAGCGTGCAATATTGGAGCCATTTATCCAGTTGTTGGCACCGTTTGCTCCACATATCTCTGAGGAGTTGTGGTTTGCTATGGGACATGATACCTCTATTACAAAGAGTGGATTTCCTGTTTTTGAAGAGAAGTACTTGATCGAAGATAGCTTTGAGTATCCAGTGTCATTTAATGGTAAGATGCGATTTAAAATAGCTTTGCCAGTAGATATGGATAAAGATAGTGTGGTGGAAGCTGCATTAGCACATGAGGCTGCACAGAAATGGATTGAGGGTAAGAGTATTGTGAAAACAATTGTGGTTCCTAAGAAGATAATTAACATTGTTTTAAAGTAG
- a CDS encoding YitT family protein translates to MKQKFVGQFRSYLIMTVGLLMYSFGVTAFLIPSKIIGGGVTGIATVIYFVTGIKTGYAYFLINSLLIVMAIRSLGASFGVKTLYGLTMMSLFLSLMQQYITTAIVDDMFLNTILGGLLCGLGLGIVFNEGGSSGGTDIIAMMVNKYRNISPGKVILLCDVVIIGSSYFVFHTLDKMVYGYVSMWVVSYAIDAYLNGAKQSVQMFIFSEKYEELADFINHETNRGLTVFDGTGWYTKRNVKMIMTVIRKREAAPIFRKIKEIDPNAFISQNSVMGVYGDGFDVLKY, encoded by the coding sequence ATGAAACAAAAGTTCGTTGGACAGTTCAGATCATATCTGATCATGACTGTTGGATTATTGATGTACTCTTTTGGTGTCACAGCATTTCTTATTCCTTCCAAAATTATTGGAGGAGGTGTCACTGGAATCGCTACAGTGATATATTTTGTCACTGGAATAAAGACAGGTTATGCCTATTTTTTGATCAATAGTTTGTTGATTGTGATGGCCATACGAAGTCTAGGTGCAAGTTTTGGTGTCAAAACGTTGTATGGGTTGACAATGATGTCCCTGTTTCTTAGTTTGATGCAGCAGTATATTACGACGGCTATTGTGGATGATATGTTCTTAAATACCATTCTTGGAGGTTTGTTATGTGGCCTTGGGTTGGGAATTGTTTTTAATGAAGGCGGTTCAAGTGGAGGAACAGATATCATCGCGATGATGGTGAACAAATATCGTAATATCAGTCCAGGTAAGGTGATTTTACTCTGTGATGTGGTGATTATAGGTTCATCCTATTTCGTATTTCACACCCTTGATAAGATGGTATATGGTTATGTCTCCATGTGGGTGGTGTCTTATGCTATCGATGCCTATCTGAATGGAGCCAAACAATCGGTACAGATGTTTATCTTTTCTGAGAAATATGAAGAACTTGCAGATTTTATTAACCATGAAACGAACAGAGGGTTGACTGTTTTTGATGGGACCGGTTGGTACACGAAACGTAATGTCAAGATGATCATGACGGTGATTCGTAAACGAGAAGCTGCTCCAATCTTTAGAAAGATTAAAGAGATCGATCCCAATGCCTTTATCTCTCAAAATAGTGTGATGGGAGTTTATGGGGATGGTTTTGATGTATTGAAATATTAG
- a CDS encoding peptidoglycan DD-metalloendopeptidase family protein yields MKKNRPLIISLVVILISTVVLWFYFRGDKFTEYDLPQEVAVVDSLPEPEPELLYGIPIDSFNVQSSEVKKNEFLADILLKYGINYQMIDRLAKSSKSVFDVRKIRRGNKYTIFSTKDSLNRAAFFVYEIDNTDYVCYDFRDSLSIEKGQKVIERKLKHRKGVITSSLWNAMVDNNINVQLSIPLSDIFAWTIDFFGIQKGDTFNVIYDELYVDGESIGVGAVYAANFVHRGEPYDAYRFAQDSVVSYFDHKGNSLKKAFLKAPLKYSRISSKFSYSRLHPVLRYRRPHLGIDYAAATGTPVHTIGDGVIIKRGYQKRGGGKYLKIKHNSVYTTTYMHLHNFAKGMVVGKRVRQGDLIGFVGSTGLATGPHLDFRVFRNGKAMDPLKLKAPPVAPVKKANMVAFEHVADSLKNLLEVPVVLNDTIVANDIKVSSTPSVEG; encoded by the coding sequence ATGAAAAAGAATAGACCTCTAATAATATCCCTAGTAGTAATATTAATATCAACTGTAGTGCTTTGGTTCTATTTTCGTGGCGATAAATTCACGGAATATGATCTTCCACAGGAAGTTGCAGTTGTGGACTCTTTACCTGAGCCTGAACCTGAGTTATTGTATGGTATCCCCATCGACTCTTTTAATGTTCAAAGTTCTGAGGTGAAAAAGAATGAGTTTTTAGCGGATATACTATTGAAATATGGCATTAATTATCAGATGATCGATAGGTTGGCTAAAAGTTCAAAGTCTGTTTTCGATGTCAGAAAGATTAGAAGAGGAAATAAGTATACTATTTTCAGCACGAAAGATAGCTTGAATAGGGCTGCATTTTTTGTGTATGAGATAGACAATACAGATTATGTTTGTTATGATTTCAGGGATTCATTGTCTATTGAAAAAGGACAGAAAGTCATTGAGCGTAAACTAAAACATAGAAAAGGTGTCATTACTTCTTCTCTTTGGAATGCAATGGTTGACAACAATATTAATGTACAACTCTCGATACCGCTGTCTGATATTTTTGCTTGGACGATTGACTTCTTTGGAATTCAAAAAGGAGACACATTTAATGTGATCTATGATGAGCTATATGTTGATGGTGAATCTATCGGCGTAGGAGCTGTTTATGCTGCAAATTTTGTTCATCGAGGAGAGCCTTATGATGCATATCGTTTTGCACAGGATAGTGTTGTTTCTTATTTTGATCATAAGGGGAACAGTTTGAAGAAAGCTTTCCTTAAGGCTCCATTAAAATATTCACGTATTAGTTCGAAGTTCTCTTACAGTCGACTTCATCCTGTATTACGTTATCGTCGTCCTCATTTAGGTATTGATTATGCTGCAGCAACAGGTACACCTGTTCATACCATTGGTGATGGGGTGATCATTAAGAGAGGTTATCAGAAGAGAGGTGGTGGAAAGTATTTGAAGATTAAGCATAATTCAGTTTATACCACGACCTACATGCATCTACATAACTTTGCTAAAGGAATGGTTGTTGGTAAGCGTGTTCGTCAAGGAGATCTTATTGGTTTCGTTGGATCGACAGGTTTGGCTACTGGTCCTCATCTAGATTTCAGAGTTTTTAGAAATGGAAAAGCGATGGACCCATTGAAATTAAAAGCACCTCCTGTTGCACCTGTTAAGAAAGCGAATATGGTTGCTTTTGAGCATGTGGCTGACAGTTTAAAGAACCTATTAGAGGTTCCTGTAGTGTTAAATGATACTATAGTTGCAAATGATATTAAAGTTTCGTCTACGCCTTCTGTTGAGGGATAG
- a CDS encoding IS1182 family transposase has protein sequence MRCFKSADRTQGLLMPPSINDWLPENHQARFIVDIVEELDLRSVYRQYRGSGTMAYDPRLILSLILYGYSTGVFSSRKIEAATYDSVAFRFISGNHHPDHDTIANFRKRFLPEIKGWFKQVLLIGKELGLLNLGNIYIDGTKVQANASKHKAMSYEYMKRLEEKLETEIDSLLELANQTDNKETDTDLDIPKEIRRRETRLVKIREAKSVVEDRAKERYSKEKKTYDAKIQKRNDHIDKTGKNPRGREPKAPNPSPNESDQYNFTDPESRIMKTKDGFNQCFNGQAAVNDDMIILGAYSNAHANDKREFIPTINTIPTELGEISIAVADTGYFSEDNITECQDKEIIPLISTARQKHNSYLDKKLNENSSSNDNQEQEQEQEQTPIDKMNQLLNSPKYNEIYRKRKQTVEPVFGIIKKVLGFRQFSLRGETETDCEWSLVCLGYNLKRLFKMKIA, from the coding sequence ATGAGATGTTTTAAGAGTGCAGATAGAACCCAAGGCTTACTTATGCCACCGTCTATTAATGATTGGCTCCCAGAGAACCATCAGGCTAGATTCATTGTAGATATTGTAGAAGAACTTGATTTAAGATCCGTTTATAGACAATACCGAGGGTCTGGTACTATGGCCTATGATCCAAGGCTCATTTTATCACTCATACTTTATGGTTACTCTACAGGTGTATTTAGTTCAAGAAAGATAGAGGCGGCGACTTATGACTCAGTAGCATTTCGATTTATTTCAGGCAATCATCATCCTGATCATGATACTATTGCAAATTTCAGGAAAAGATTCCTGCCAGAGATTAAAGGTTGGTTTAAACAGGTTTTATTGATAGGAAAAGAGTTAGGGTTATTAAATCTTGGCAACATCTATATAGATGGAACTAAAGTTCAAGCTAACGCATCAAAACACAAAGCGATGAGTTATGAATATATGAAACGATTAGAGGAAAAACTTGAAACAGAAATAGACTCACTTTTAGAGTTAGCCAATCAAACAGACAATAAAGAAACTGATACAGACCTTGATATTCCTAAAGAAATAAGACGCAGGGAAACTAGACTTGTAAAGATAAGAGAAGCAAAATCGGTTGTGGAAGATCGTGCCAAGGAACGTTATTCAAAAGAGAAGAAGACGTATGATGCTAAAATACAGAAGCGCAACGATCATATAGATAAGACGGGAAAGAATCCAAGAGGCAGAGAGCCCAAAGCACCTAACCCATCCCCTAATGAATCTGATCAATACAATTTCACTGATCCAGAATCACGAATAATGAAGACCAAAGATGGTTTCAATCAATGTTTTAATGGTCAAGCTGCTGTAAATGATGACATGATAATCTTAGGTGCTTATAGTAATGCCCATGCAAATGACAAACGAGAGTTCATACCAACCATAAATACAATACCTACTGAGTTAGGAGAGATATCCATTGCTGTTGCTGACACAGGCTACTTTAGTGAAGACAATATTACAGAATGTCAAGACAAAGAAATAATCCCACTGATTTCTACTGCTCGTCAAAAGCATAATAGTTATTTAGACAAAAAGCTCAATGAGAATAGTTCATCTAATGATAATCAGGAACAGGAACAGGAACAGGAACAAACACCTATCGACAAGATGAATCAACTCTTAAATTCTCCCAAATACAATGAAATATACCGTAAAAGGAAACAGACTGTAGAACCCGTTTTCGGCATAATAAAAAAGGTTCTTGGTTTTAGACAATTTTCATTAAGAGGAGAAACAGAAACAGACTGCGAATGGTCATTGGTGTGTCTTGGATATAACTTAAAGAGGTTATTTAAGATGAAAATAGCCTAA
- a CDS encoding M1 family metallopeptidase: protein MRNLLIVFCVIATAFASYGQSNLFVGKNFRNAYEKGTRSKEGIPGENYWQNHVKYDIHVEVVPGTKMLKGSESIVFTNNSPDVLNQIVVRLYQNAFKKGAAHNIPLPLDGTTNGMNIKECVISGKTVNIEDSRLFHVNGTNLIIQLEEPLLPNSDLDISFKWDHQIPKSTIRQGYLDDSSFFVGGWYPQISVYDDVYGWDQLQYTFDSEFYNNLADFNVNITVPDNFLVWSTGTMENAKEVFSDKIYERYTKAKRSDKVVHVVTKNDLKDLKMKSTTWTFKADDISDFAFAMSDHFLWDAASQQINDRRVLINNAYYKDKRRVLGDGVEVLQTAMKFFSEEMPGVPYPYPTYNSFLGLSDMGGMEFPMITNVGSINTGVLMHELFHSYLPMYVRTNERRFAWMDEGFAFFTNTMLMKERFPRVFRMRGGASIASRFKKEMNNVSEDIKVCAGFSKGYLNYDVNVSNSTDYQMYLLPGYVNHLLFEYLGDAKFKGIYKKYVETWAKKSPTPYDYFFFFEKMSGEDLSWIWKPWFFEMGSADLAVESFENGVLKVNKVGSRPLGVSITVNYTDQSELKPYYTSHNISVWKDDRNVLDELIPNADKVLSIVVNDDMPDFDVWNNYYPSVEDRYKKVSDLSSITGEYMVKMLRANATITIKDGKLFFEVKSRRVAQFLIPLDEDHFVTVDNFAKITLDKKDGKIVGLIITAFGRDIKAVRQ from the coding sequence ATGAGAAATCTATTAATTGTATTTTGTGTAATTGCGACAGCGTTTGCTTCTTATGGACAGAGTAATCTATTTGTTGGAAAGAATTTCCGTAATGCATATGAGAAAGGAACAAGATCTAAAGAAGGAATACCAGGGGAGAATTATTGGCAAAACCATGTGAAGTATGATATTCATGTGGAGGTGGTTCCTGGAACGAAGATGTTAAAAGGATCAGAGTCAATTGTTTTTACGAATAATAGTCCTGATGTTTTGAATCAAATAGTTGTACGACTATATCAAAATGCTTTTAAAAAAGGTGCTGCTCATAATATTCCTCTTCCATTAGATGGTACGACAAATGGTATGAATATCAAGGAGTGTGTTATTTCTGGTAAAACGGTCAATATAGAAGATAGTCGTCTGTTCCATGTGAATGGTACAAATCTGATTATTCAATTGGAAGAACCATTGCTTCCAAATAGTGATTTAGATATTTCATTTAAATGGGATCATCAGATTCCTAAATCAACAATAAGGCAAGGTTATCTTGATGATTCTTCATTTTTTGTTGGTGGCTGGTATCCACAAATATCTGTATATGATGATGTCTATGGCTGGGATCAGCTGCAGTATACTTTTGATTCGGAGTTTTATAATAATTTAGCTGATTTTAATGTAAATATTACTGTTCCTGATAACTTTCTTGTTTGGTCTACAGGTACTATGGAAAATGCTAAAGAGGTGTTTTCGGATAAGATATATGAAAGATATACGAAAGCAAAGAGATCGGACAAGGTGGTTCATGTTGTGACAAAAAATGATTTAAAGGATCTTAAAATGAAGTCAACAACATGGACGTTTAAGGCAGATGATATTTCTGATTTTGCTTTTGCTATGAGTGATCATTTTCTATGGGATGCCGCTTCACAACAAATCAATGATAGAAGGGTGTTAATTAACAATGCCTATTATAAAGATAAACGAAGGGTTTTAGGTGATGGCGTAGAGGTCCTTCAAACTGCCATGAAGTTCTTCTCCGAGGAGATGCCAGGTGTTCCCTACCCCTACCCAACATATAATAGTTTTCTGGGCTTAAGTGATATGGGGGGTATGGAGTTTCCAATGATTACCAATGTTGGTTCAATTAACACAGGTGTTTTAATGCATGAGTTATTTCATTCTTATTTACCTATGTATGTTCGAACGAATGAGCGACGCTTTGCATGGATGGATGAAGGTTTTGCTTTCTTTACAAATACGATGTTAATGAAAGAGCGATTTCCTCGCGTATTTAGGATGAGAGGTGGAGCAAGCATCGCTTCCAGATTTAAAAAAGAGATGAATAATGTTAGTGAGGATATAAAAGTCTGTGCTGGTTTTAGTAAAGGGTATCTCAATTACGATGTGAATGTGTCAAATTCAACAGATTATCAGATGTATCTTTTACCGGGTTACGTGAATCATCTTCTTTTTGAATATTTAGGTGACGCAAAGTTTAAAGGTATATATAAAAAGTATGTTGAAACATGGGCAAAGAAGTCACCTACTCCGTATGATTATTTTTTCTTTTTTGAGAAGATGTCAGGAGAAGATCTTTCTTGGATATGGAAACCTTGGTTTTTTGAGATGGGGTCAGCCGATTTAGCGGTGGAATCTTTTGAAAACGGAGTTCTAAAAGTGAATAAAGTTGGGAGTCGACCATTAGGAGTATCTATTACAGTAAATTATACAGATCAGAGTGAGTTAAAGCCATATTATACAAGTCATAATATTTCGGTATGGAAGGATGATCGCAATGTTTTAGACGAGTTGATCCCGAATGCAGATAAAGTATTAAGTATTGTTGTGAATGATGATATGCCAGATTTTGATGTTTGGAATAACTATTATCCATCGGTAGAGGATAGATATAAGAAGGTTAGTGATTTATCTTCAATTACAGGAGAGTATATGGTAAAGATGTTGCGAGCTAATGCTACGATCACTATAAAAGATGGGAAGTTATTTTTTGAGGTGAAATCAAGGCGAGTGGCTCAATTTTTAATTCCTTTAGATGAAGATCATTTTGTGACTGTTGATAACTTTGCGAAGATCACATTGGATAAAAAGGATGGTAAGATCGTTGGGTTAATTATTACTGCTTTTGGGCGTGATATAAAGGCTGTGAGACAGTAG
- a CDS encoding transposase: MDFSLHKERGKNKKTPFGLTAKQRKKQFSKKRSTKSNGFNREKELVIDKITMAKEMMVNAIKQGITVDYILMDSWFFCDSILKTVISNGMHLVAMAKMSSAKYSFKDKEYSTKELALLLKQRKRVKWVKSLSLYCAEVTVKYKGTDVKLFFCKNSKRGKWHLLVSSNTKLSIEKAYQIYSIRWSIEVFFKESKNYFGLGKSQSSDFDAQIADLSVAIIEFNVFSLAKRFEAYETLGGIFAHVKDQGMELVIVQRIWGFILELMRTLAEIIDSDFNELIISVLKNKPENNKFFRLIESMVYEPE; this comes from the coding sequence TTGGACTTCTCTCTACATAAAGAAAGAGGGAAGAATAAAAAGACTCCATTTGGACTCACTGCCAAACAACGTAAAAAACAGTTCTCAAAGAAACGATCAACAAAGAGTAATGGGTTTAACCGAGAGAAAGAACTCGTTATTGATAAAATAACGATGGCAAAAGAGATGATGGTAAATGCTATTAAACAAGGAATTACAGTAGACTACATACTTATGGACAGTTGGTTCTTCTGTGATTCAATATTAAAAACTGTGATCTCTAATGGTATGCATCTTGTTGCAATGGCTAAGATGTCTAGTGCTAAATATTCTTTCAAAGACAAAGAATATAGCACCAAAGAACTTGCTCTCTTACTTAAACAGCGAAAGAGAGTAAAATGGGTAAAGTCACTTAGTCTATATTGTGCAGAAGTCACAGTGAAATATAAAGGTACAGATGTAAAACTATTCTTTTGCAAGAACAGTAAGCGAGGGAAATGGCATTTATTGGTATCTTCAAATACAAAGCTGAGCATAGAGAAAGCTTATCAGATATATAGTATTAGATGGAGTATTGAGGTCTTTTTTAAGGAATCAAAGAACTATTTTGGTTTAGGAAAATCTCAATCGAGTGATTTTGATGCTCAAATAGCAGATCTATCTGTAGCTATTATTGAGTTTAACGTTTTTAGTTTAGCAAAAAGGTTCGAGGCATATGAGACGCTAGGTGGAATCTTTGCTCATGTAAAAGATCAAGGAATGGAACTTGTAATAGTACAACGAATTTGGGGTTTTATCCTCGAATTGATGAGAACTCTCGCAGAAATCATCGATAGTGATTTTAATGAATTGATAATCAGTGTACTTAAAAATAAACCCGAAAATAATAAATTCTTTAGGCTCATTGAATCAATGGTTTATGAACCTGAATAA